Proteins found in one Loxodonta africana isolate mLoxAfr1 chromosome 21, mLoxAfr1.hap2, whole genome shotgun sequence genomic segment:
- the BCO1 gene encoding beta,beta-carotene 15,15'-dioxygenase produces MNVIFGRNKKEQEEPVRAQVTGKIPTWLQGTLLRNGPGMHTVGETKYNHWFDGLALLHSFTIRDSEVYYRSKYLRSDTYTSNIEANRIVVSEFGTMAYPDPCKNIFSKAFSYLSHTIPDFTDNCLINIMKCGEDFYVTTETNYIRKINAQTLETLEKVDYRKYVAVNLATSHPHYDEAGGVLNVGTSIVDKGKTKYVIFKIPATVPEDKKNGKSCLKHTEVFCSIPSRSLLSPSYYHSFGITENYIVFLEQPFKLDILKMATAYIRGVSWASCLAFHREDKTHIHIIDQRTRKPVVTKYYTDPMVVFHHVNAYEEDGCILFDVIAYEDNSLYQLFYMANLNQDFAENSRLTSIPTLKRFAVPLHVDKNAEVGSNLIRLASTTATALKERDGQVYCQPELLYEGLELPRINYAHNGKPYRYVFAAEVQWSPVPTQILKYDILTKSSLRWREEHCWPAEPVFVPTPDAKDEDDGIILSAIVSTDPQKPPFLLILDAKSFTELARASVDVEMHLDLHGLFIPEAPAPRAVFGAGAVPGLPLVLRGLRAGPGERARAQKVVTRRTPDAGGERGPAG; encoded by the exons ATGAATGTAATATTTGGCAGAAATAAGAAAGAGCAGGAGGAGCCCGTGAGGGCCCAAGTGACAG GCAAGATTCCAACATGGCTGCAGGGAACCCTGCTCCGGAATGGGCCTGGGATGCACACGGTGGGGGAGACCAAGTACAACCACTGGTTCGATGGCCTGGCCTTGCTTCACAGCTTCACAATTAGAGACA GTGAAGTCTATTACAGGAGCAAATACCTGAGAAGTGATACCTACACCTCCAATATCGAGGCAAACAGGATTGTGGTGTCAGAGTTTGGAACAATGGCCTATCCGGACCCTTGCAAAAACATATTTTCCAA AGCTTTCTCTTACTTGTCCCACACGATCCCAGATTTCACAGAcaactgccttattaacatcatgaAGTGTGGAGAAGACTTCTATGTGACCACAGAGACCAATTACATCAGGAAAATCAACGCACagactctggaaaccctggagaAG GTTGATTATCGTAAATACGTGGCTGTAAATCTGGCAACATCACATCCTCATTATGACGAGGCTGGAGGCGTTCTCAACGTGGGCACGTCCATTGTGGACAAGGGGAAGACAAAATATGTGATATTTAAGATCCCTGCCACAGTACCAG AGGACAAGAAGAACGGGAAGAGCTGCTTGAAGCACACAGAGGTGTTCTGCTCCATACCCTCCCGCTCCCTGCTTTCCCCGAGCTACTACCACAGCTTTGGCATCACCGAGAACTACATTGTTTTCCTTGAGCAGCCTTTCAAGTTGGATATTCTCAAGATGGCAACTGCCTACATCCGGGGGGTGAGCTGGGCATCCTGCCTGGCCTTCCACAGGGAGGATAAG ACTCACATCCACATCATTGACCAGAGGACTAGAAAGCCTGTAGTAACCAAGTATTACACAGACCCCATGGTCGTCTTCCATCACGTCAATGCCTATGAGGAGGACGGCTGCATACTGTTTGATGTCATTGCCTACGAGGACAACAGCCTCTACCAGCTCTTCTACATGGCCAACCTGAACCAGGACTTCGCGGAGAACTCTAGGCTCACCTCCATACCCACCCTCAAGAGATTCGCTGTGCCACTCCACGTGGACAAG aatgcagaagtggGCTCAAATTTAATCCGACTGGCATCTACAACAGCAACAGCCCTGAAGGAAAGAGACGGCCAAGTCTACTGCCAGCCAGAATTGCTTTATGAAG GCTTAGAGCTACCTCGGATTAACTATGCTCACAATGGGAAACCATACCGATATGTCTTTGCTGCTGAAGTTCAGTGGAGTCCAGTCCCGACCCAG ATACTAAAATACGACATTCTCACAAAGTCATCCTTAAGATGGAGAGAGGAGCACTGCTGGCCAGCGGAGCCCGTGTTTGTGCCCACACCAGATGCCAAGGACGAGGATGATG GAATTATCTTATCAGCCATTGTCTCTACGGATCCCCAAAAACCGCCTTTTCTGCTTATTCTGGATGCCAAAAGTTTTACAGAATTGGCTCGTGCCTCCGTCGACGTGGAGATGCACCTGGATCTACATGGGTTGTTCATCCCTGAG